One Fusarium musae strain F31 chromosome 6, whole genome shotgun sequence DNA segment encodes these proteins:
- a CDS encoding hypothetical protein (CAZy:AA8~CAZy:AA3~antiSMASH:Cluster_6.5), protein MLFSSLSGVSALTLAALTSPASCKLADSTYDYIVVGGGPAGLITAERLSEANKKVLLLERGHGPTVATGSNRTLSWDSSLTPIDVPGLSSAVGGLDIWNEYMCDDTAALAACVLGGGVTVNYMVFVHPPARDFDDKWPKGWKWKDVAPAAERLYARNQGTLVPSKNNERYDQGLYNTLSGFFDKLGWKSVDMIKQPNEKHEVYSWPSWNVKNALRAGPVRTYLPLAQKRNNFTLRMGSKVIRVVRSGSRATGVEVETATGKKEIVKLSKNGRVVLSAGALTTPRLLFNSGIGPKKQILTAKKTGVTLPAESYWISLPVGENLMDHPIFTFTVKTGGAWGMLDTDSVLNGTDTKNIDLYEKKSSGILTQGRHRMIFFSSNKGSDGVTRYFQGSCAAGGDGIASIKVYMTHGLTSTGVLGMTKEGKTVIEKSPYLQTDGDVEAAKAFVQDMVEKITKSQSGFVLQKETNATAIIKAVTSGNHYAGTTKMGTDDGRKGGSSVVDTNAKVYGMDNLFVSDAGIHPDLPTGNIQTIVMVAAEAAVAKILAC, encoded by the exons atgctcttctcatctctttcGGGCGTGTCTGCCCTTACCCTGGCCGCTCTCACGTCACCAGCCTCATGCAAGCTCGCGGATTCTACCTACGATTACATTGTTGTCGGTGGTGGCCCCGCTGGCCTGATCACAGCTGAGCGACTCTCAgaggccaacaagaaggtACTGCTTCTCGAGCGGGGACATGGTCCAACCGTCGCGACTGGATCCAATCGCACTCTATCTTGGGACTCCTCCCTTACCCCAATCGACGTCCCTGGTCTCTCATCTGCCGTTGGTGGACTTGATATATGGAACGAGTATATGTGTGATGACACTGCTGCATTGGCCGCATGCGTTCTTGGTGGCGGTGTCACCGTCAACTATATGGTCTTTGTGCATCCTCCTGCTCGCGACTTTGACGACAAGTGGCCTAAGGGTTGGAAGTGGAAGGATGTTGCACCGGCAGCTGAGAGACTATATGCTCGCAACCAAGGCACTCTAGTCCCCTCCAAGAACAACGAGCGATACGACCAGGGACTCTACAACACTTTGTCTGGCTTTTTCGATAAGCTGGGCTGGAAGTCGGTTGACATGATTAAGCAGCCTAACGAGAAGCACGAGGTTTACAGCTGGCCATCCTGGAATGTCAAGAATGCCCTGCGAGCTGGGCCTGTCAGGACTTATCTCCCCCTTGCTCAGAAGCGAAACAACTTCACTCTTCGCATGGGCTCCAAGGTCATTCGCGTTGTCCGATCTGGCTCACGAGCGACCGGCGTCGAGGTTGAAACTGCTACAggcaagaaggagattgtcAAGCTTTCCAAGAACGGTCGCGTTGTTCTTTCTGCTGGCGCCCTCACAACTCCTCGCCTGCTGTTCAACTCGGGCATTGGCCCTAAGAAGCAGATCCTGACCGCCAAGAAGACTGGTGTCACTCTTCCTGCCGAGAGCTACTGGATCAGCCTTCCTGTCGGCGAGAACCTCATGGACCATcccatcttcaccttcactgTCAAGACTGGTGGTGCTTGGGGCATGCTCGACACCGACAGTGTCTTGAACGGCACCGATACCAAGAACATCGATCTATACGAGAAGAAGTCCTCTGGAATCCTGACTCAAGGCCGCCATCGcatgatcttcttcagctccaaCAAGGGTTCCGATGGTGTCACTCGATACTTCCAGGGATCGTGTGCAGCTGGAGGTGATGGCATCGCTTCTATCAAGGTCTACATGACCCACGGTCTGACATCTACCGGTGTTCTGGGTATGAccaaggagggcaagacTGTCATTGAGAAGTCTCCTTACCTGCAGACAGATGGAGATGTCGAGGCTGCAAAGGCTTTTGTTCAGGACatggttgagaagatcacCAAATCTCAATCTGGATTTGTTCTTCAGAAGGAGACCAACGCCACAGCTATTATTAAGGCTGTTACCAGCGGAAACCACTATGCTGGTACTACCAAGATGGGTACTGATGATGGGCGCAAGGGAGGCTCTTCTGTTGTCGATACTAACGCCAAGGTATATGGCATGGACAACCTT TTTGTCTCTGATGCTGGCATCCACCCCGACCTTCCTACTGGAAATATCCAGACTATTGTCATGGTTGCTGCCGAAGCTGCAGTTGCTAAGATCCTCGCTTGTTAA
- a CDS encoding putative secondary metabolism biosynthetic enzyme (EggNog:ENOG41~SMCOG1028:crotonyl-CoA reductase / alcohol dehydrogenase~antiSMASH:Cluster_6.5) → MSLPQNSTQWVVKRFDGPSGLERQVAPIPQLGPNDVMIKIHAISLNYHDVGTTRGHDEDSLKDVVPVSDGSGVIIAIGSNVQNFQIGDRVTTIMNGAHLAGPMKPHYMGALLGKAYHGVLQECVVIPAQYAIALPRNLSFIEGSTLPVAGLTAWNALFGTQGRPLRPGQWVLTQGTGGVSTFAILFAKAAGAKVIATTSSAEKAKKLQEMGADHVINYREVEDWGAQAQALTPGKEGVDIVVEIGGGATLKQSFVAVKMDGLISVVGVRAGTHPKEQPVLMDMFFRFCTTRIAYVGPRVQFEEMNRAIEANNIKPVIDGRVFSLEEARDAFEYLESMKHFGKVCIEVVKSASFDTIYSKPIIQATGVPNYDRPLILYAYAESEVARANLEYFVAIGLHSAADFVFIFNGETNADSLIPDAPNIRVVHRNNTCFDLGAYGEVLRTNSLWTHYRRFITMNASIRGPFLPYWAQGKSACWSDLYLDRINEKVKLVGMSANCMPRFHIQSMIWATDSHPIAC, encoded by the exons ATGTCTCTTCCGCAAAACTCGACACAGTGGGTAGTCAAGCGATTCGATGGCCCGTCCGGGCTTGAGAGGCAGGTGGCGCCTATCCCTCAGCTTGGGCCCAACGACGTCATGATAAAGA TTCACGCTATTTCCTTGAACTACCACGACGTTGGTACTACTAGG GGCCATGACGAAGATTCCTTGAAAGATGTCGTCCCCGTTTCGGATGGATCTGGGGTTATTATAGCCATCGGGTCTAATGTCCAGAACTTCCAGATCGGCGACAGAGTCACTACAATCATGAACGGAGCACATCTTGCTGGTCCGATGAAGCCGCACTACATGGGCGCGCTTTTGGGAAAAGCGTACCATGGTGTCCTGCAAGAATGTGTCGTTATTCCAGCACAATACGCAATTGCTCTCCCACGCAACCTCAGCTTTATTGAGGGTAGCACGTTGCCGGTGGCGGGGCTGACTGCCTGGAACGCTCTGTTCGGCACCCAAGGGCGCCCTCTACGCCCGGGACAGTGGGTTCTTACGCAGGGTACTGGCGGTGTAAGCACCTTTGCTATCCTT TTCGCCAAGGCAGCTGGTGCCAAAGTCATTGCGACCACGTCTTCGGCCGAAAAGGCCAAAAAGCTTCAAGAGATGGGGGCTGACCATGTAATCAACTATCGCGAAGTTGAGGACTGGGGTGCTCAAGCGCAGGCTCTTACGCCCGGAAAGGAGGGAGTTGACATCGTGGTCGAAATCGGAGGCGGAGCGACTCTCAAACAG TCTTTCGTAGCCGTGAAGATGGACGGACTTATCTCTGTCGTTGGAGTACGAGCTGGAACTCACCCTAAAGAGCAGCCAGTTCTCATGGATATGTTTTTCAGGTTCTGCACTACACGTATTGCATACGTGGGCCCTCGCGTGCAATTTGAGGAGATGAATCGTGCAATCGAAGCTAACAATATTAAGCCAGTGATTGATGGGCGGGTTTTTAGCCTTGAAGAGGCCAGAGATGCTTTCGAATACTTGGAGAGCATGAAGCATTTCGGCAAGGTCTGCATCGAGGTGGTTAAAAGT GCTTCTTTCGATACGATTTACTCGAAGCCAATCATACAGGCTACTGGGGTACCTAACTACGACCGACCATTGATACTCTATGCCTACGCGGAGTCCGAAGTTGCCCGCGCCAATCTGGAGTATTTTGTTGCTATAGGCCTACATAGTGCTGCCGACTTTGTCTTTATCTTCAATGGAGAGACCAACGCCGATTCGCTCATCCCAGACGCGCCCAACATCCGTGTCGTACATCGGAACAACACATGTTTTGATCTAGGCGCCTACGGTGAAGTTTTAAGAACAAATAGTCTCTGGACACACTATCGTCGCTTCATTACCATGAATGCAAGTATTCGTGGACCGTTCCTCCCATACTGGGCTCAAGGCAAGAGTGCCTGTTGGTCAGACCTCTACCTAGACAGGATCAACGAAAAGGTTAAGCTGGTGGGGATGTCGGCAAACTGTATGCCTCGCTTCCACATCCAGAGCATGATCTGGGCAACGGACTCG CACCCTATCGCCTGCTGA
- a CDS encoding hypothetical protein (SMCOG1175:pyridine nucleotide-disulfide oxidoreductase~EggNog:ENOG41~antiSMASH:Cluster_6.5), whose product MPRRIIIIGGVAGGMSAATRLRRLDESAIITVFEQGAYTGFANCGIPYALGKVIEHDEELILRTPNDFKQRFNIDVHLRAEVINIDRAKHSVSVRTEGEDRIHQFVYDKLILAQGAEAFRPPCAGAELDNIATMQTIADLQKVHDLLSDRNAKHVCVIGAGFIGIEVAENLRKLGLDVSIVEYGSHVFPPIDGEMAEILHSELRGNGIQLFLNESAQKIDKSQVILSSGLVLPADLVILAAGVRARIGLAKQAGLVMGATGVSVNTHMQTSDPDIYAVGDMVETQNKIMEKPAMLALAGPANRQGRMAADHICGKTVNYRGNVGTSVCKIFGLTLGFVGLSSQALRQLGHDPLSITVHPPDHAGYFPGSQNMTIRLAFQEETGHIMGAQIIGKGGVDKRIDVLATAMQFGSTVFDLEHLELGYAPPYGSAKDAVNMAGFVASNVLRGDCKIVQAEQLTREKFDKLQVVDVRSPEEFARGHLHQAVNLPLNDLRHQLATLDSSRPTLTAQV is encoded by the exons ATGCCTCGgagaattattattattgGTGGCGTTGCGGGTGGTATGTCCGCGGCCACCCGTCTTCGGCGTCTTGACGAATCAGCCATCATTACTGTATTCGAACAGGGAGCTTATACCGGCTTCGCCAACTGCGGCATCCCCTATGCGCTGGGCAAGGTTATTGAGCATGACGAAGAGCTGATCCTACGCACACCAAATGACTTCAAGCAGCGATTTAACATCGATGTTCATCTTCGCGCTGAAGTCATCAATATCGATCGTGCAAAACATTCGGTCAGTGTACGgactgaaggagaagatcggATCCATCAATTTGTATacgacaagctcatccttgCCCAAGGCGCCGAGGCATTTCGCCCTCCATGTGCTGGGGCGGAATTGGACAACATTGCCACAATGCAGACAATCGCTGACCTCCAAAAGGTTCACGATTTGCTGTCAGATCGCAATGCTAAGCATGTGTGTGTGATTGGAGCCGGTTTCATCGGTATCGAGGTTGCTGAGAACTTGCGAAAGCTCGGACTCGATGTTTCAATTGTCGAGTATGGATCGCATGTCTTTCCGCCTATTGATGGCGAGATGGCTGAAATACTTCACTCAGAACTCCGCGGCAACGGCATTCAGTTATTTCTGAACGAGTCAGCCCAGAAGATCGATAAATCCCAAGTCATCTTATCTAGTGGACTCGTGCTACCCGCCGACCTGGTGATTTTGGCTGCAGGTGTCAGGGCCAGAATAGGTCTGGCAAAGCAGGCAGGTTTAGTAATGGGTGCGACCGGAGTCAGCGTCAACACTCACATGCAAACCTCTGACCCTGATATATATGCAGTCGGGGACATGGTTGAGACGCAAAACAAGATCATGGAAAAGCCGGCAATGCTCGCCCTGGCTGGTCCCGCCAACAGACAAGGCCGAATGGCGGCTGACCATATCTGCGGCAAAACGGTGAATTACCGTGGAAATGTTGGCACATCTGTTTGTAAGATATTCGGTCTGACTCTCGGCTTTGTCGGACTTTCGTCCCAAGCACTCCGTCAACTTGGTCATGATCCTCTTTCAATCACGGTGCATCCTCCTGACCATGCAGGATATTTCCCAGGCTCACAGAACATGACTATCAGACTTGCCTTCCAGGAGGAAACAGGGCATATAATGGGAGCACAGATTATAGGCAAGGGCGGTGTTGACAAGAGAATAGACGTGCTGGCGACAGCAATGCAGTTTGGCAGCACTGTCTTTGATCTCGAGCATCTTGAGTTGGGATACGCGCCACCATATGGCTCGGCAAAGGATGCAGTCAATATGGCTGGCTTTGTGGCATCTAATGTTCTTCGCGGAGACTGTAAGATTGTCCAAGCTGAACAGCTTACCAGAGAAAAATTCGACAAACTGCAAGTTGTGGATGTCCGCTCTCCCGAGGAATTTGCTCGTGGTCATCTTCACCAGGCAGTCAATCTTCCGCTCAATGACCTGAGACATCAGTTGGCCACGCTGGACAGTTCAAGACCAACTCTG ACAGCTCAGGTTTGA
- a CDS encoding hypothetical protein (CAZy:AA8~CAZy:AA3~antiSMASH:Cluster_6.5), with amino-acid sequence MTFGFTFPEDGQTTNADEFIGYIKCTTPSGKGTGWCGLSYGGPMTNSLLLMAYPHDGDILTSFLWANAQVEPVPYKGKATLTQISSSITADGFTLIYRCQGCTSWSQDGNSGQLATTSSIAVLGWAHSTTDVIDPECPREARMLQHETQSIFGGQLTSNAFNGDYDKWAKLATKVVDGNCDGGSTPTSTATAEPSSTAAPTGTPVPDETYDYVVVGGGAGGLPIADRLSEAGKKVLLIEKGPPSSGRWGGTRKPDWLGGTNLTRFDVPGLCNEIWADSSGIACPDTDQMAGCVLGGGTAINAGLWWRPNPQDWDFNFPDGWKAKDMATYEQRVFGRIPGTRYPSMDGKLYLDQGFKVVAGALNKAGWNEVNALEKPGAKNRTYTHPPFMFSNGERGGPLATYLVSAKARNNFKYWTNTQVRRVVRSGGHVTGLEVEPFSGAGYVGTVKLTPETGRVVLAAGTFGSAKILLRSGIGPEDQLSVVANSSRDGGSMIAKEQWINLPVGYNLEDHTNTDTVIKHPSVVFYDFYEAYDNPIPSDKNKYLDARSGILAQAAPNIGPIIFDEISGADGRVRSMQWTARVEPSLGETSNKSITISQYLGRGAKSRGRMTITSALNTVVSGNPYLNDAEDKKAVVKALDNLRKALSGVEGLEWLQPAPGVTSQKYIDDMVVSWSNRRANHWIGTNKLGKDDGRSGGTAVVDLNTKVYGTDNLFVTDASIFPGMVTTNPSAYIVTVAERASAAILALPVSKAQGQYQQCGGNEWTGSMQCGKGFYCKVLNPFYSQCYPDSKR; translated from the exons ATGACTTTCGGCTTCACTTTCCCCGAGGATGGCCAGACCACAAACGCCGATGAGTTCATTGGATACATT AAATGCACGACTCCCAGCGGCAAGGGCACCGGATGGTGCGGTCTCTCCTACGGCGGACCCATGACAAACTCGCTCTTACTCATGGCCTACCCTCACGATGGCGATATTCTCACGTCCTTCCTCTGGGCCAACGCCCAGGTCGAGCCTGTCCCGTACAAAGGCAAGGCTACTCTGACCCAGATCTCTTCCAGCATCACTGCGGATGGTTTTACTCTTATCTACCGCTGCCAGGGCTGCACTTCCTGGTCCCAAGACGGGAACTCGGGTCAACTAGCTACTACATCTTCGATCGCCGTCCTCGGCTGGGCTCATAGCACCACGGATGTGATTGATCCCGAGTGTCCCCGTGAGGCCAGGATGCTCCAGCACGAAACTCAGAGCATCTTCGGTGGCCAGCTCACCAGCAACGCTTTCAATGGTGATTATGACAAGTGGGCTAAGCTCGCCACTAAGGTTGTCGATGGCAACTGCGATGGCGGTAGCACGCCAACTTCTACCGCTACTGCTGAGCCTAGCTCTACAGCTGCACCTACTGGTACCCCCGTCCCGGATGAGACATACGATTACGTTGTTGTCGgcggtggtgctggtggtcTCCCCATCGCCGACCGTCTCAGCGAGGCTGGCAAGaaggttcttctcatcgagaaggGACCTCCATCTTCAGGCCGTTGGGGCGGTACTCGTAAGCCAGACTGGCTTGGAGGCACCAACCTAACTCGCTTCGATGTTCCAGGCCTATGTAACGAGATCTGGGCAGACTCTTCCGGCATTGCCTGCCCCGATACCGATCAGATGGCTGGATGTGTTCTCGGTGGAGGCACCGCCATCAACGCTGGCCTGTGGTGGCGTCCCAATCCTCAAGACTGGGACTTCAACTTCCCCGATGGCTGGAAAGCCAAAGACATGGCCACCTACGAGCAGCGTGTTTTTGGTCGCATTCCTGGTACACGTTACCCATCAATGGATGGCAAGCTGTACCTCGACCAGGGTTTCAAGGTTGTCGCTGGAGCACTTAACAAGGCCGGTTGGAATGAAGTCAACGCTCTTGAGAAGCCGGGTGCAAAGAACCGTACTTATACCCACCCGCCTTTCATGTTCTCCAATGGTGAGCGAGGAGGGCCCCTTGCTACCTATCTCGTCTCTGCCAAAGCGCGGAACAACTTCAAGTACTGGACCAACACCCAAGTCAGACGTGTCGTTCGCTCTGGTGGTCACGTAACCGGCCTTGAGGTCGAGCCCTTCTCTGGCGCTGGGTATGTCGGTACCGTCAAGCTCACTCCCGAGACTGGCCGTGTTGTTCTTGCAGCTGGCACTTTCGGTAGTGCCAAGATCCTACTTCGCA GTGGTATTGGCCCAGAGGACCAGCTCAGCGTTGTCGCCAACTCTAGCCGCGATGGTGGCTCCATGATCGCCAAGGAGCAGTGGATCAACCTGCCTGTTGGTTACAATCTCGAGGACCATACCAAT ACCGACACTGTTATCAAGCACCCCAGCGTTGTGTTCTACGACTTCTATGAGGCCTATGACAACCCAATCCCCTCGGATAAGAACAAGTACTTGG ATGCACGCTCTGGTATTCTCGCTCAAGCTGCTCCCAACATTGGCCCAATCATCTTTGACGAGATTTCTGGTGCTGATGGCCGCGTTCGATCTATGCAGTGGACTGCTCGCGTGGAGCCCAGTCTCGGTGAGACTAGCAACA AGTCCATCACCATTAGCCAGTATCTCGGCCGTGGTGCCAAGTCACGCGGGCGCATGACCATCACCAGCGCTCTTAACACGGTTGTCTCTGGTAACCCATACCTCAACGACGCGGAAGACAAGAAGGCTGTTGTGAAAGCCCTCGACAACCTTCGCAAAGCTCTTTCTGGTGTGGAGGGTCTAGAGTGGCTTCAACCCGCTCCAGGTGTCACCTCCCAGAAATACATCGATGAT ATGGTCGTTTCGTGGAGCAACCGCCGTGCCAATCACTGGATTGGAACCAACAAGCTCGGCAAGGATGACGGTCGCTCAGGTGGAACCGCTGTCGttgacctcaacaccaaggtctATGGCACTGACAACCTCTTCGTCACTGACGCTTCTATCTTCCCAGGCATGGTCACCACCAACCCGAGTGCGTACATCGTCACTGTCGCTGAAAGGGCCAGTGCCGCTATCCTAGCCCTTCCCGTCTCCAAGGCCCAGGGGCAGTACCAGCAGTGCGGTGGCAATGAGTGGACCGGGAGCATGCAGTGTGGCAAGGGCTTCTATTGCAAGGTTCTTAACCCGTTTTACTCTCAATGCTACCCTGACTCCAAACGATAA
- a CDS encoding hypothetical protein (EggNog:ENOG41~SMCOG1034:cytochrome P450~antiSMASH:Cluster_6.5), which produces MVNVPMTHALHDLAAAFLSSLHQVRDVGAGKPFPSNKYRFPGGQGDAAKFLHGKENSVKWESEYGPIYRIWSGPNPEVVLTRPEDVQQVFKDSDRHIKAVNNNSGYLLGQLLGKCVGLVSQDEWKRVREVSEVAFVRSTVPKYLETIQKRTVRHFKTLESGENLANGVIDPAADLKMLPFWIIADVLYGSLSKEMEDSLAKLAPLREGIFRKVMQGDDLSRFNWSRFFPTITNKSLKSFKEQWNGFNKDALARAVYVGSSPPVVDLYNAVASGTMSQDHLLHTLDEILFANLDVTLGAISWNLVFLAANPKHQCYILDEVREWKQSPKGGDFNNYFTDSTTYLSACISESSRLRPLAAFSVPQAIPTDRVINGYLFPAGTNFIVDAYALNQRNQFWGKDGLEYRPERHLSLSPVKARYQFWRFGFGPRQCMGRFVADVMLRVILVHLVEGYELQLTDDQAEEWKRDPDTWINHPEMKLKCIVRQKS; this is translated from the exons ATGGTCAACGTTCCCATGACCCACGCACTTCATGACTTAGCCGCG GCCTTCTTATCCAGCCTTCATCAAGTCCGTGATGTTGGGGCCGGGAAACCCTTTCCCTCAAATAAATACCGTTTCCCCGGTGGCCAAGGGGACGCAGCCAAGTTTCTCCACGGCAAAGAGAACAGTGTGAAATGGGAGTCAGAGTACGGGCCCATCTACCGTATATGGTCAGGTCCAAATCCTGAAGT TGTTCTGACAAGGCCTGAAGACGTGCAGCAAGTCTTCAAAGATTCAGACAGACACATCAAAGCGGTCAATAATAACTCCGGGTATCTACTTGGACAGCTACTTGGAAAATGCGTTGGTCTCGTGAGCCAGGATGAATGGAAACGAGTCAGAGAGGTCTCAGAAGTTGCATTCGTACGAAGCACGGTACCTAAATACTTGGAAACCATCCAGAAGCGAACTGTACGCCacttcaagacccttgaaTCCGGCGAGAACTTGGCCAACGGAGTCATCGATCCAGCAGCCGACCTGAAGATGCTCCCTTTTTGGATCATCGCTGACGTGCTCTACGGAAGTTTATCAAAGGAAATGGAAGACTCTCTTGCTAAACTTGCACCTCTGCGCGAGGGCATATTTCGCAAGGTCATGCAAGGCGACGACCTATCCAGATTCAATTGGTCACGGTTTTTCCCGACCATAACCAACAAATCTCTTAAGTCATTTAAAGAGCAGTGGAATGGATTTAATAAGGACGCCCTTGCTCGAGCTGTCTATGTTGGATCTAGTCCACCGGTTGTGGACCTCTATAATGCTGTGGCCTCCGGGACAATGTCCCAGGATCATCTCTTGCACACACTCGATGAGATTCTCTTTGCCAATCTAGATGTTACATTGGGGGCTATTTCCTGGAACCTTGTGTTTTTAGCTGCCAATCCTAAACATCAATGTTATATCCTTGATGAAGTACGAGAATGGAAGCAAAGCCCAAAGGGAGGAGATTTCAACAACTACTTCACAGACTCAACCACCTATCTATCGGCATGTATCTCAGAATCATCCCGACTACGGCCCCTCGCTGCCTTTTCTGTTCCGCAGGCAATTCCAACAGACCGTGTCATCAATGGGTATCTTTTCCCCGCTGGCACCAACTTCATCGTCGACGCATATGCTCTGAACCAGCGAAACCAGTTCTGGGGAAAAGACGGTCTTGAATATCGCCCAGAGCGTCATCTATCTTTAAGTCCAGTCAAAGCCAGGTATCAATTTTGGAGGTTCGGTTTTGGGCCGCGGCAGTGTATGGGAAGGTTTGTGGCGGATGTGATGTTGAGAGTAATTCTGGTTCATTTAGTAGAGGGCTATGAATTGCAACTTACCGATGACCAAGCCGAAGAATGGAAGAGGGATCCCGACACTTGGATCAATCACCCGGAAATGAAGTTGAAGTGCATAGTCAGACAGAAAAGTTAG
- a CDS encoding hypothetical protein (SMCOG1193:glutathione S-transferase~antiSMASH:Cluster_6.5): MSGEIVNGDLDADGRVILYIIKADATSYINYIKPIILAEELKTPYVLSIIDTKDEWFYKIHPERYVPSLKDRDPETGQDVIVFEGTACLQYLADRSDNNGEWAGRTAAEKGAVLSWTAYQTAGLGVPEQTGASPASKDNRENTTKQWDILNKRLTEPGQKYIALKDRPTLADLSYLPFAMPWMFNLFGVDIKDWPAVDEWAQRMLDRPAVKDVLERAPRFGHD; the protein is encoded by the exons ATGAGTGGTGAAATAGTCAACGGAGACCTTGATGCCGATGGCAGGGTGATCCTCTACATTATCAAAG CTGATGCCACATCGTACATCAACTACATCAAACCTATTATTCTCGCCGAAGAGCTCAAAACTCCATATGTCCTTTCAATCATCGATACCAAGGACGAATGGTTCTACAAGATCCACCCAGAGCGATACGTCCCATCTCTTAAGGACCGCGATCCAGAAACTGGACAAGATGTCATTGTTTTTGAAGGCACTGCCTGTCTCCAGTATCTCGCGGACCGATCGGATAATAATGGAGAGTGGGCAGGAAGAACAGCGGCCGAGAAGGGAGCTGTGCTTTCATGGACGGCCTATCAGACCGCAGGATTGGG GGTACCCGAGCAGACAGGAGCCAGTCCAGCTTCCAAGGACAATCGAGAA AATACGACTAAGCAATGGGATATCCTCAACAAACGCCTGACAGAACCAGGGCAGAAATACATTGCTTTAAAGGACCGTCCCACGTTGGCAGACTTGTCTTATCTTCCCTTTGCCATGCCTTGGATGTTCAATCTGTTTGGTGTAGACATAAAGGATTGGCCAGCTGTTGACGAGTGGGCTCAAAGAATGTTGGACCGGCCAGCTGTGAAGGACGTTTTGGAGAGAGCGCCTCGATTCGGCCATGACTAA
- a CDS encoding hypothetical protein (SMCOG1042:O-methyltransferase~antiSMASH:Cluster_6.5), producing the protein MSLSQTLVQLEASLTAFLSVLTNDGVKKELQDLLHNEETLPDKEVLKRATSVVDKLGEMQSILEPAHLILADHFFGYTDTKCLVAAVDLDVPGHLADGSKTLEQLATATNATPLRLGQILRPLYTKGVLSYEPATEKYALNHVSRLLLKDHVTQWHNWVTLYGNQFFDIARGIPEAVRAGSTRCAAQVNFDTDLDMFAYFESQGWIPQLHKTLGGGAKAMAPGILADYPWHEIGDKTVMDIGGGSGALLASLLRANPGMSGALFDRPAVIDHISPFFTKGGHFEDLESRVPRDNLISGDFLEVVPKYEVYTMKWCLHDWDDDKVVKILNNIREAMIVTESSRLVVLESVLSDTRSGRLSVYGDINMMMTVNGQERTEAKWNELAKRAGWRTERIWPLRNAWVQAIDLRP; encoded by the exons ATGTCGCTTTCCCAAACCCTTGTCCAGCTCGAGGCATCGTTGACAGCTTTCCTCTCGGTGCTGACCAACGATGGGGTCAAGAAAGAATTGCAAGACCTGTTGCACAATGAAGAAACTTTGCCAGATAAGGAGGTCTTGAAGCGTGCTACCTCCGTAGTGGATAAGCTGGGGGAAATGCAATCAATATTGGAACCGGCCCACCTCATCCTCGCCGACCATTTCTTTG GATACACTGATACCAAGTGTCTCGTTGCAGCGGTAGATCTGGATGTTCCTGGTCATCTCGCCGATGGTTCAAAAACATTGGAGCAGTTAGCTACGGCGACCAATGCAACGCCACTTAGGCTCGGCCAAATCCTTCGTCCTCTCTACACCAAGGGAGTCTTGTCCTATGAACCTGCAACGGAGAAATATGCTTTGAATCATGTATCCAGACTCTTACTCAAGGATCATGTAACTCAGTGGCATAACTGGGTGACTCTGTACGGCAATCAATTTTTCGATATCGCAAGAGGCATCCCAGAAGCTGTTCGTGCAGGCTCTACTCGATGCGCCGCACAGGTCAACTTTGACACTGACTTGGATATGTTTGCTTATTTTGAAAGCCAAGGCTGGATCCCGCAACTACATAAGACCCTTGGAGGGGGTGCCAAGGCCATGGCCCCTGGAATTCTGGCGGATTATCCTTGGCATGAGATTGGAGATAAAACTGTCATGGATATCGGAGGAGGCAGTGGAGCTCTACTAGCTTCGCTCCTACGAGCTAACCCTGGGATGTCGGGAGCTCTATTTGACCGGCCGGCGGTGATAGATCACATCAGTCCATTCTTCACTAAAGGTGGTCATTTTGAAGACCTGGAAAGCCGAGTGCCTCGCGATAATCTCATATCTGGGGACTTTTTAGAAGTAGTGCCCAAGTATGAGGTTTACACAATGAAGTGGTGCCTCCATGACTGGGATGATGACAAGGTTGTCAAGATTCTGAACAACATTCGGGAGGCCATGATTGTGACCGAATCGAGCCGCTTGGTAGTATTGGAGTCCGTCTTGTCCGACACTCGAAGTGGTAGGCTTTCGGTGTACGGAGACATcaacatgatgatgactgtCAATGGCCAGGAACGGACAGAAGCTAAATGGAATGAACTAGCGAAAAGGGCTGGGTGGCGGACCGAGAGGATCTGGCCGTTAAGGAATGCTTGGGTACAGGCTATTGATTTGAGGCCATAA